A window of the Gordonia humi genome harbors these coding sequences:
- a CDS encoding SDR family oxidoreductase, with protein sequence MKVFVTGATGNIGAAVVTELLAHSHEVIGLARSETSAAKLEAAGASAVRGGLADLDVIRSAAADSDGVIHLAFSNDFSAPEALAAGIAEETAAITAVGEALIGSGRPFVVCSGTPSIPGRASIESDPLPLDGPVGGRAVAVDRTLALKDRGVRSSAVRLPRTVHRNGEGGFAGILTQIARSSGLSGYPGDGSQRWPAVHSADAAALFRLALEAAPAGTSWHAVADEGDPVRAIAEIIGRRLGVPVGPAPAETYGAIGAVFALDQPSSSAHTREILGWEPTGPSLLEDLELIRP encoded by the coding sequence GAGCGGCAGTCGTCACCGAGCTGCTCGCGCACTCCCATGAGGTGATCGGCCTGGCACGTTCGGAGACCTCGGCCGCCAAGCTCGAAGCCGCCGGAGCCTCGGCGGTACGGGGCGGGCTGGCCGACCTCGACGTGATCCGCAGCGCGGCGGCCGACTCCGACGGCGTCATCCATCTCGCCTTCAGCAACGACTTCAGCGCCCCCGAGGCGCTCGCCGCGGGCATCGCGGAGGAGACCGCCGCGATCACCGCCGTCGGTGAGGCTCTGATCGGCAGCGGGAGACCGTTCGTCGTCTGTTCCGGAACACCGTCGATCCCGGGGCGCGCCTCGATCGAGTCCGATCCCCTGCCCCTCGACGGCCCGGTCGGCGGCCGCGCGGTCGCCGTCGACCGCACCCTCGCACTGAAGGACCGGGGCGTGCGCAGCTCCGCTGTGCGCCTGCCCCGAACCGTCCACCGGAACGGCGAGGGCGGCTTCGCCGGCATCCTCACGCAGATCGCGCGCTCCAGCGGCCTGTCCGGCTATCCGGGCGACGGATCCCAACGATGGCCGGCCGTCCACTCCGCCGATGCCGCCGCGCTGTTCCGCTTGGCACTGGAGGCAGCACCGGCCGGGACGTCGTGGCACGCCGTCGCCGACGAGGGCGACCCGGTGAGGGCGATCGCCGAGATCATCGGTCGCCGCCTCGGAGTACCGGTGGGGCCCGCACCGGCGGAGACCTACGGGGCGATCGGCGCGGTCTTCGCGCTGGACCAACCCTCCTCCAGCGCTCACACGCGCGAGATCCTGGGCTGGGAGCCGACCGGCCCGTCGCTGCTCGAGGACCTGGAACTCATTCGGCCCTGA
- a CDS encoding glutamate--cysteine ligase, with the protein MGVPVSAIEFHGSPEPTLGVEWELALVDRDTRDLSNAAPELFDLIRARGVDRAGRIHKELLRNTVELVTGVCRTVGEAMADLGATLDVVCGLTDEIGVDLYGAGTHPFAEWSTQQLTEGPRYAELIERTQWWGRQMLIWGVHVHVGISHRDKVLPILSSLLKYYPHLLALSASSPMWGGQETGYASNRAMMFQQLPTAGLPFQFETWSEFEAFVADQKTTGIIDHLNEIRWDIRPSPHLGTIEVRVCDGVSNRRELAGIVALIHCLIVDLDRRLTAGQTLPHMAPWLVQENKWRAARYGIDAIIIEDSACAERLVTEDLADLLIRLEPVAASLGCLDELASVADIVARGVSYKRQREVYARTGSLVDVVGSVVDELA; encoded by the coding sequence GTGGGGGTCCCGGTGTCGGCCATCGAGTTCCATGGTTCGCCCGAGCCGACGCTCGGCGTCGAATGGGAGCTGGCGCTGGTCGACCGGGACACCCGCGACCTGTCGAATGCGGCCCCGGAACTGTTCGATCTGATCAGGGCCCGCGGCGTCGACCGTGCGGGCCGGATCCACAAGGAGCTGCTCCGCAACACGGTGGAGCTCGTGACCGGCGTGTGCCGCACGGTCGGGGAGGCCATGGCCGATCTCGGCGCCACGCTCGACGTGGTGTGCGGGCTGACCGACGAGATCGGTGTGGATCTCTACGGTGCGGGCACTCATCCGTTCGCCGAGTGGTCCACACAGCAGCTCACCGAGGGACCGCGCTACGCCGAACTCATCGAGCGCACGCAGTGGTGGGGTCGCCAGATGCTGATCTGGGGCGTGCACGTCCACGTCGGCATCAGCCACCGCGACAAGGTGCTGCCGATCCTGTCGTCGCTGCTCAAGTACTACCCCCACCTGCTCGCACTGTCGGCGTCCTCGCCGATGTGGGGCGGTCAGGAGACCGGCTACGCCAGTAACCGGGCGATGATGTTCCAGCAGCTTCCCACGGCTGGACTGCCGTTCCAGTTCGAGACGTGGAGCGAGTTCGAGGCGTTCGTCGCCGACCAGAAGACCACCGGCATCATCGATCACCTCAACGAGATCCGCTGGGACATCCGCCCCTCGCCGCATCTGGGGACCATCGAGGTGCGAGTGTGCGACGGCGTGTCGAACCGTCGCGAACTCGCGGGCATCGTGGCTCTCATCCACTGCCTGATCGTCGACCTCGATCGTCGCCTCACCGCGGGGCAGACGCTGCCGCACATGGCGCCCTGGCTGGTCCAGGAGAACAAGTGGCGGGCCGCCCGCTACGGTATCGACGCCATCATCATCGAGGACTCCGCCTGTGCCGAGCGTCTGGTGACCGAGGACCTCGCCGACCTGCTGATCCGACTCGAGCCGGTCGCCGCCTCCCTCGGCTGTCTCGACGAACTCGCCTCCGTCGCCGACATCGTGGCGCGCGGTGTCAGCTACAAGCGCCAGCGTGAGGTGTACGCGCGCACCGGGAGCCTGGTGGACGTGGTGGGGTCGGTGGTCGACGAACTGGCGTAG